The region CTGCGAAAGGACGACGTCGCGAAGCTTTATGAAACGGTATTTCGCTTTCCCGAGGGCTATCCTGTATCGGCGGGCGGCGGCGTGATCGATTCTCCCGCACGCGGCTTCACCCACGGCTATGAAGTCTCATTCGAAAAGGCGACGATCCAGTTCGAATTCGCCGCATACGCCGACGACACCACAGCAGTCATTCCGTTGGTCATCTTGCACCAAGACGGTACGGTCGAACGTCCTGAGCTAGGCGGTGGAGATCAGATCGACAGCTTTGTCAAAGAAATCGACGCGGCCGCAAAAGCAGTTGATACGGGCGAAGTGTCTCCGCTGCTGGACGGCAAGTTAGCTGCCGATGCGATTCAGATTTGCGAATGGCAGAATGAATAGCCGATTCAGGGGACAATTCGCTAGTGAAACGGAATCAAGGTCATGCCGGTAGCAACGTTATCGTTGAGAACCTGTTTCCAAGCTATCTGAAGATCCAGGATCGCGTGGTGCTTTGCGTGAGAACGGTGGATTCACCATCGAAAGGCCCAGCAGCAAAACGACATTCGCAGTGATAAGTTCGTATCGCGTTATAGGACTTGAACTGACCCAACTGTGCCACTGAATTCCCAGCAACAGCCCAGAGCCAAGCCCGACGACGAGCATTGAAGTCGTGTCGAAGTTGATTGACCGAAACATCGGATGAATCTCTTGAAGTGTTCGGTTTCCTACCAAAACGAGAGGATGGCAGGCTGATCGATTATCAGACAGTTGCCCGATTTGTTCTTCAGCGGCAAATCGATTCGCGGGGTTGGAGACTTGTGCCTGAAATCCGCTTGACCGTCTGAACAATGGGACCGACAAAGGTAGGGCGCCGATTTGGTCGCGTCTGGTGCTCGCAGAAGATTCTGATCAAAAGATTTTGAATCTGGATTGTGATTGCCAAAAGTACGAGAATCGAGGAAAGTGACGGTTGTGGAAAGCAACGGTTTGCGTCAGGCGGTAGTGACGTTAATGGTGTTTCCTTGGCTGCTATAATTGGCGAATCCCATTCGGTGACGAACCATCAATCGGATCCTTATCGAGAAGCGACGAATGCGGCGTTGCTAGGCCTGTTGGTCAATCTGGCTTTAGCAATTGTCAAGCTACTAGCGGGCATCGTCGGCAATTCGTTTGCGCTGCTTTCTGATGCCGCCAATTCGATTGGCGATGTTTTGACGTCCAGCGTCGTGTTGTTTGCACTTTGGTATGCACGCAAACCGCCGGATCCGGAACACCCTTACGGCCACACTCGGATCGAAGCAATCGCGGGTTCGAATGTTGCGGTGCTCATTCTTGTTTCGGCCATCTGGATCGGCTTTGAAGCGTTTCAGCGTATTTTCAGCGATCATTCGATACCACCGGCTTGGACGCTGTGGATCGCCGGATGCAACGTTCTAATCAAGGAAGTTTTGTATCGCTACAAGATTCGAATTGGCCGCCAAACCGGTTCCTTGGCGATCGTGGCCAATGCCTGGGATCATCGTAGCGATGCGCTTTGTTCGTTCGCCGTTTTGATCGGGCTTAGTCTCGTGAGATTCGGTAATGGCGCGATGATGTGGGCTGATGAGATTGCGGCGCTAGCCGTTGTCGCGGCAATCATTTGGAATGCGTTCGGTCTGCTGAGGCAAAGCACGCATGAATTGATGGACGCTCAGGCGGACGAAGGGACCGTCGCGGCGATACGAATTGTTGCCGAAGATGTCCATGGGGTCGAACACGTCGAAAAGCTTTTTGTCCGCAAGTCCGGTTTGGAGCTATTCGCAGACATCCATTTGCAAGTTGACCCAAGTCATACGGTCGAAGAGGGGCATCGGATCGGACACGATGCGAAAGCTGTGTTGTTGGAAGAGTTTCCGAATCTACGTGACGTGCTCGTTCACTTGGAACCGTTTGGCAATCGCTAACGAGCAGCGTCGGATGACTTTGTTACAGACATCATCGGTGGCTGCATAAAAAACGCCCGGCGGTAAACCGGGCGTTTGCATTTGATATTGTCTGGACCGACTGTCGTTACAGCGGCAGGCGTCCAGTTTGGATCTTTGGAAAAGTTCCGGTCAAGCCTTCCTTCATGAACGCGACGACGTCAGCTTCCTCTTGCGGCGTCAGATTCAATGGCTTCATTTTGTCGCTCAACCATTCGTTTTTGTGGCCGCCCTTGTTGTACCAAGCAACCACTTCTTCAAGTGTCTTTTGGCTTCCGTCGTGCATGTATGGGGCCGACATCGCAATGTTGCGAAGGGTTGGCGTTTTGAACGCTCCCTTGTCCTTCTCGACCTTGGTGATCTCATAGCGTCCCAAGTCTGGTTCGGCGACTTCCATTCCGACGCCTAGATTGTGGTATTGCTCGTCGGTAAAGTTGGCTCCCGCATGACACGCTGTGCAGTTGGCTTTACCAAAGAACAGTTTCATGCCGCGTTTCGCCGATTCGCTCATCGGATGTTTCGCAATCGCAGCTTTCAAAGCGTCGTATTGCTCTTTCAACTCAGGTTCTTCGTCCAAGTATTCCAGATCATCAGCAAAGACGGTTTCGAAGGTTTCGATGTCTTTTTGAAAATCGTAAGGCGTTGGACCCGTCACGATGGCACGTTCAAAGGCGGCAAGTGCACGACCGACGTTTTCGATCGAAATGCCATCTTTGAAGACCTTGTCGAATTGCAATTTGTAGACCGGATTTGCGGCAAGATCAGCAATGCAAGAATCGTGAGTATTGCCCATTTCAATCGGGTTAGCGATTGGCCCGATGGCTTGGTCTTCAAGCGTTGCGGCACGTCCATCCCAGAATTGTTCTTTACTGACAATTCGGTTGTAAGAAACCGGTGAATTGCGTCCGCCTTCTTGGCCTTGAACGCCGACACCAAATTGCGTCTGCGCACCATAGCCTTCGGCAGGATTGTGACACGACGCACAGGAGATGCTGTTGTCAGACGAAAGGCGTGGATCGAAATACAGCTGACGACCGAGTTCGACTTTCGCGCGAGTCATCGGATTGTCGCTTGGGATGAAGATATTTCCCTTTGCGGCATCGATGCCTTTGGGTAGATCGATCGAAAGCTCTTGGTGGACGGAATCGTTCGCCAACCATTCCGTCGCCTGTTCAACCGACAGAAGTCCTTCGCCTGGGATTCCGGACAAAAGCGATTCGTCTTCACCTAGCATGACGGTGTTGTCGCCATCTGCAGCCGAAACGTTCGTCATGGCTGAGGCAACAGACACGGTACCGATGGCGACGTAAATCGCTGAACGGACGAGCGAACGCTTGCTGGTCCGCTGATTGAAAAATCGACCAACAGAAGAACGTTTCTTTTTAGGCATTGCGAGATTGTCTTGCTGTGAAATTGGATGGGGACATAAGGTGGGCCGTCCGAGTCACGACATCGCCGAAGTGATCGACCGTCGATGAAGCGGACTCAGTGATCGTCAGATGCGGGATGAAGACCTGCGACCAATTGTCCAAACCCTTGGGCAACCGATCGGGCTCTTCACCGCCGAAGCAAACTCGATTCAAGAACTATTCTAAACCGTGAATTGCTGTGCGACTCAACTTTAGCGGAGCGGCAAAAACTGTTGTTCAGATTTTACAACCAGATCAGCGATTTTTCTGCCGGTAACGCTCAGCGGTAGTTCGCTTAGCTGATCTTGATTGACCCACTGCCATTGGTCAGGGGGGAATTGCCGTGTCTTTGATGTTTTATTGGAGTCCGATTTAACCGTTGCTGCGTGAACATGCAGTTGGATTCGGTATTTGGTCACCCCGTGGCGGATAGTCCTTAACCTGGGGCCAGGCAACACAGGTGTGCCAATTTGGTCCTCAAGCCACTGTGTTGCACAGTCGATGGTGGATGTTTCAACGTCAGTCGGTCTGGGGAAATCCCAAAGACCCGCCCATCGAGCATCATCGGGCAGCTTTCGCATGAGGTATTCACGCTGCGATGCTTGATCACGCGACAAGACCAACGCAAATTCGGTGCGGTCTTCATACTTGATCTTCTTGACCTTCCCTGGGATCTCTTGCTGCAATCCGAGCGCGGCGGTGCGACATTGATTTAAGATCGGGCAAGCGTCACAGTTTGGGTTCCTCGGTGTGCAGACCAAGGCGCCCAGTTCCATTGCCGCTTGATTGAAGGTGCCAAAGTTAGCGCGAGGCAGCATCTGTTCGGAGAAATGCCATAGCCACTTGTTGGCAAGCGTTTCCGTTGGCGAAGCTTTCAGGGCGGCCCAGCGGCTAAAAACCCGAACGGTGTTTCCTTCTAGGATCGGCATTTTCTGGTCGCATGCGATCGAAAGGATCGCCCCGGCGGTATAGCGTCCCACACCCGGCAGATCCAAAACCGCATTCGCATCGGTTGGGAATTCGCCGTTGTACTCCTGGACGATCTTCTTTGCTGCGGCGTGCATGGATCGAACACGCCGATAGTACCCGAGTCCTTCCCAGTGGCGCATCAGGTCCGCTTCATCTGCGTCTGCTAAGGCGGTGACGGTGGGATAACTTTCCATCCAGCGGTGGTAATAGGGCAACACCGTTGCAACTTGCGTTTGCTGCAACATGATCTCGCTGACCCAAACGCGGTAAGGAGTCGGCTCACTGCGCCACGGCAAGACACGTGCATTGACTTTGAACCACTTAGTCAATTGGCGGCGGATCGCACTACGCCATTTCGCATCGTCGCTGGCGTGATCGTAAGGGACCGCAGAAAAATCAGGTGGGCTCGATTGCCGTTTCGGTTGCTTGGGAGAGCTATTGCGTTTCAAGCTTCTTCAGGACTGCAGTTGTGGTAATGATTTGTCGATGGCGACGAATCTCGATTTCGATTTCATCGCCGGGGATATGCGTATTGATCTGTCGCTGCAGGTCATCAAAACGAGTGATCTTTGCATCGTCGATTCGGATGACGATATCGCCCGGCTGGATGCCTGCTTCTGCGGCTCCGCTACCTCGGATCACTTCGTTGACTTCGCAGTAATCTTCGTCCAAGCTTCTGCAAATCACACCAAGGAATCCGCCGCTTCGTGCGGTGATGACGACGCCAGGTAGTTCCGCCCGAAGCTCGTCGACCTGTTCCGGCTGCGTGCCGGTACCCATCAGGTGTAGCGCTTGGCGGATGTTGATCGAAGGGAATTTTTTTAGCAGCGACTCGCTCAACCGGACGTAGCGAATTTCAATCGCATCGATACGGTCTCGCTTTGACAGCACTTCAAGTGACGACGCTGTCAGTTCGCCTTCCATCAAGATCAGCGTCATATCGGATTGTAAACGGATCACCGAATCCAGGACCTCAGGACGGATCGCGTTACCTTCGATGATCGCGTACGGCGTGTTTTTAAGCCAGCGAATCCATGCCAGTTCACGGACACTGCCGTTCCAGTTGCTGTCGATCCGAATCAAATTCTGTGGACGACTTCGTGATCCCAAAGCGACCGTTTCGACGCCAACGATCACTCCGATTTTGGCCAGTTCTTCGCGAGCTTTTGCGTCACGACTTTCGGAGAATGATTTCAGAACCGACTTCGCGATCGTGGCTTTGGTTCCGAACCCTGACTTGGAGATTGATTCCAAAGTCGCGATCGCACCATCGCTTTGCCACGGAGGTTCGTCTTCGGCAATCAATGAGAGTATCTGGATGACCGTTTCTGTCGAATCGAGTTCACCTTCATCAAGGAGTTGCTTCAACGCCGGGATGGAATCGTATCCGCCTTCGACTAGCTTCTGCCGAGCGATTTTCCTTGTTCGATAGCGGTCGCTCTGAAGTTCCTTTGCCCACTGAGCAAGTGAACGCTTTTTGGGCTTGGGAAGCAGATCTCCGAAGCCGACAGATGAAGGCTTTATTTCCGGTTCGCCGGAAGGTTTCTCGTCCGATGTTGTTTGAGACGCAGAATCTTGAGCGTCACCGGTTGATTGGGCTTGCGCGCTCGAACAGCCCAAGAGCAATAGACAGCTCCAGAGCAATAGTCCGAGCACCAGGACAAATCGGCGATTGT is a window of Stieleria sp. JC731 DNA encoding:
- a CDS encoding cation diffusion facilitator family transporter yields the protein MIAKSTRIEESDGCGKQRFASGGSDVNGVSLAAIIGESHSVTNHQSDPYREATNAALLGLLVNLALAIVKLLAGIVGNSFALLSDAANSIGDVLTSSVVLFALWYARKPPDPEHPYGHTRIEAIAGSNVAVLILVSAIWIGFEAFQRIFSDHSIPPAWTLWIAGCNVLIKEVLYRYKIRIGRQTGSLAIVANAWDHRSDALCSFAVLIGLSLVRFGNGAMMWADEIAALAVVAAIIWNAFGLLRQSTHELMDAQADEGTVAAIRIVAEDVHGVEHVEKLFVRKSGLELFADIHLQVDPSHTVEEGHRIGHDAKAVLLEEFPNLRDVLVHLEPFGNR
- a CDS encoding cytochrome-c peroxidase — encoded protein: MTNVSAADGDNTVMLGEDESLLSGIPGEGLLSVEQATEWLANDSVHQELSIDLPKGIDAAKGNIFIPSDNPMTRAKVELGRQLYFDPRLSSDNSISCASCHNPAEGYGAQTQFGVGVQGQEGGRNSPVSYNRIVSKEQFWDGRAATLEDQAIGPIANPIEMGNTHDSCIADLAANPVYKLQFDKVFKDGISIENVGRALAAFERAIVTGPTPYDFQKDIETFETVFADDLEYLDEEPELKEQYDALKAAIAKHPMSESAKRGMKLFFGKANCTACHAGANFTDEQYHNLGVGMEVAEPDLGRYEITKVEKDKGAFKTPTLRNIAMSAPYMHDGSQKTLEEVVAWYNKGGHKNEWLSDKMKPLNLTPQEEADVVAFMKEGLTGTFPKIQTGRLPL
- the mutY gene encoding A/G-specific adenine glycosylase, producing the protein MKRNSSPKQPKRQSSPPDFSAVPYDHASDDAKWRSAIRRQLTKWFKVNARVLPWRSEPTPYRVWVSEIMLQQTQVATVLPYYHRWMESYPTVTALADADEADLMRHWEGLGYYRRVRSMHAAAKKIVQEYNGEFPTDANAVLDLPGVGRYTAGAILSIACDQKMPILEGNTVRVFSRWAALKASPTETLANKWLWHFSEQMLPRANFGTFNQAAMELGALVCTPRNPNCDACPILNQCRTAALGLQQEIPGKVKKIKYEDRTEFALVLSRDQASQREYLMRKLPDDARWAGLWDFPRPTDVETSTIDCATQWLEDQIGTPVLPGPRLRTIRHGVTKYRIQLHVHAATVKSDSNKTSKTRQFPPDQWQWVNQDQLSELPLSVTGRKIADLVVKSEQQFLPLR
- a CDS encoding PDZ domain-containing protein, with protein sequence MTPAINQLRVIDNRRFVLVLGLLLWSCLLLLGCSSAQAQSTGDAQDSASQTTSDEKPSGEPEIKPSSVGFGDLLPKPKKRSLAQWAKELQSDRYRTRKIARQKLVEGGYDSIPALKQLLDEGELDSTETVIQILSLIAEDEPPWQSDGAIATLESISKSGFGTKATIAKSVLKSFSESRDAKAREELAKIGVIVGVETVALGSRSRPQNLIRIDSNWNGSVRELAWIRWLKNTPYAIIEGNAIRPEVLDSVIRLQSDMTLILMEGELTASSLEVLSKRDRIDAIEIRYVRLSESLLKKFPSINIRQALHLMGTGTQPEQVDELRAELPGVVITARSGGFLGVICRSLDEDYCEVNEVIRGSGAAEAGIQPGDIVIRIDDAKITRFDDLQRQINTHIPGDEIEIEIRRHRQIITTTAVLKKLETQ